One Carya illinoinensis cultivar Pawnee chromosome 5, C.illinoinensisPawnee_v1, whole genome shotgun sequence genomic window, GGTGACCAATATGATGGCTTTAAAAAGTTTGAGGCCTTTTCTGAACTCACATGTTTACGTACCTTCTTACCTCTAATGTTGCCATATCCTGGGTGGTGTTTTTTGACCAGTTATGTTTCTCTTGAGTTGTCGCCAACATTACGATGCTTGAGGGTGCTCTCATTGAACGGTTACCACATAACCaagatatcaaattaaattggTGATCTCATGCATCTACGGTATCTTGACCTGTCTCGCACTTGCATCACCAGCTTGCCTGAATCAACAACCACTCTTTACAATTTACAAACATTGCTGTTAGAAGATTGCCCATGTCTAGAGAAACTACCTTCAACATTTGGGAACCTGGTCAACTTACGTCACCTCAGTATTTTACAAGCAAGATCACTAAAAGCAATGCCTCTGCATATAGGCAAATTAACTTGTCTTCGAACGTTGTCTGATTTCATTGTGGGAGAAGATTGTTGCTCGGGGTTGAAGGAGCTAGGGTCTTTGTCCTATCTTCGAGGGACACTCTCCATTTCAAAATTGGAGAACGTGATTGTGCCAGAGGATGCAAGGGGCATGAATTTAAGTGGTAAGCCGAACCTTGATGGGTTGTCATTGGGATGGAGTGAAGACATTAATGACTCCAAGGACAGAACGAGTGAAAAGGAGTTTCTTAACATGCTACAGCCTCacaaagttttgaaagaactgaCTATTAGATGCTATGCGGGTGCAGAATTTCCGACATGGTTAAACCGCCCTTCCCTTCCTAATCTCGTGTTCTTAACTATTGAAAATTGTAAAAAGTGCACATCATTGCCCCCATTGGGGAAACTTCCATCACTCAGAGTCCTTTCGATTGAGGGTATGGCTAGCATGAGGAGTATGGGTCCTGAAGTTTGTGGGGATGGCTCATCACAACCTTTTAGATCCTTGGAGACtctaaatttcaagaatatggtGGAGTGGGAGAACTGGAGTCCTTGTGAAGCATTCTCAAACTTACGTGAGCTCTCTATTAAAAATTGTCCCAAGCTGTTGGGAAATATACCAAACCACCTTCCTTCACTTGAAAATGTTGAGATAGATGGATGTTGTCGGAAGTTAGTGGTCTCAGTTTCAAGCTTTCCAGATCgatgcaaaataaaatttgagggATCAGAAGGGGTGGTGTGCGGAAGAGAAGTTGATTTTAGCTCGCTGAAATTGATGCATCTTTCAACAATTTCAGAATTTGAGTCTCAAATGAAGGTGTTAATTACAATGGGTGGGTTGGCAAATGTACAAAAATTAGTGGTTGATGGATTCAAGGAACTGACGCATTTGTGGTCAAATGAGGTGGGATCATTTCCGCATCTCCCAAGTCTTCGTTATCTGGAGGTTTCTGATTGTCCAAAACTAGTTTCGTTGGTAGCTAAAGGCCAGCTGCCTCCAACTACTCTAAAGGAACTACGTATACGGAATTGCAATAATATTCAGATTTTGGTGGAGGAGGATGACACGGCCAACAGCTGCGGCAACAGCGATGACAGCAGCAGATCTCATGATCTTCGGGATTTGTACATTTCCAACTGTCCATCCCTCAAATCCGGTGAATTACCAACAACACTTCAAACATTATGGATTTGGTCATGTCCAGAGCTAGAGTCAATAGCGAAGGAATTACATCATAATTCATTGCTTAAATCCATTGCCATTTCTGGTTGCGGAAACCTTAAATCCTTACCCACCGGTATACACTGTCTCAGCCATCTAAGCAATATTGAAATTCGGGATTGTCCAAGTCTCGATTTCTTACCGGACGGTGAGTTGCTCCCTGCCAACCTGACAAGGCTTCGTGTTGACAGCTGCGAGAAAATGCAAGCGGTGGTCAATCGCATACACACTTGCACCTCTCTTCAAGATTTGAGGATGGCGAAATGTCCAAGAGCACTTGAATGCTTTCCAGAAGAAGGTTTTCCCACCAACCTAACATCTCTTCAGATCGATGATAGCAGTATCGCTCAGGGCTTGTTTAAGTGGGGGTTGCACAGGATTACCTCTCTCAAAGTTCTTAAAATTTGCGATGTAACTTCGCACCTGGTATCCTTTGCACAGATGAAGCTGCCCACTTCTCTAATCGAGTTGACCATCAGTAAGTTTCCAAATCTGGAATACTGGTCTCCCGAGGGCTTTCGTAACCTCACATCACTTCAAGTCCTGGAAATCAGCAATTGCGAAAAACTCGCGTCCTTACCAAAGGAGGGCCTACCTCCCTCACTCCGAAAACTTTGGATTATTGATTGTAAAAAGTTAACGTCATTTCCAACAAACTGCCTGCCTCTCTCACTCTTGAGGTTTTATATCGACAGATGTCCTGATTTGGTAGAATGGTGCAAGAAAGAACGAGGACGGGAGGGGTCTACTATAGCCCGCATTCCCCATGTAGTCCTAGCTTAAGACTTGATTGGTAAATAGAGTGTGTATATTTCTGTACGtagttttgagatttgtatatatatatatgtacatttgAAAATTCGGTAGCGGATGGTTGGATTAGAAAACAGGGATtcatacatatttatttttctcagtgATCCAAAAACTGGAATTCCGGAGGactaaattaaaaagagataaataaattatgaattgagttttataacatttatcaaacatatatttatgcaatttaattaaaaatatacttaacaACATCCACTACATATATTTGCTTTTACAAATCTTGTTACTTGTTTTTAAGACCGACAAGTACAAAACCGATACAAAACCGATCGAAATGTATATATAATCCACAACATAAACGTGAAAATTCATCCCTCATGTAAGATTTATCTTTGAATTCTCACAATACACACGATTCCtctaa contains:
- the LOC122310322 gene encoding putative disease resistance protein At3g14460; translated protein: MHLRYLDLSRTCITSLPESTTTLYNLQTLLLEDCPCLEKLPSTFGNLVNLRHLSILQARSLKAMPLHIGKLTCLRTLSDFIVGEDCCSGLKELGSLSYLRGTLSISKLENVIVPEDARGMNLSGKPNLDGLSLGWSEDINDSKDRTSEKEFLNMLQPHKVLKELTIRCYAGAEFPTWLNRPSLPNLVFLTIENCKKCTSLPPLGKLPSLRVLSIEGMASMRSMGPEVCGDGSSQPFRSLETLNFKNMVEWENWSPCEAFSNLRELSIKNCPKLLGNIPNHLPSLENVEIDGCCRKLVVSVSSFPDRCKIKFEGSEGVVCGREVDFSSLKLMHLSTISEFESQMKVLITMGGLANVQKLVVDGFKELTHLWSNEVGSFPHLPSLRYLEVSDCPKLVSLVAKGQLPPTTLKELRIRNCNNIQILVEEDDTANSCGNSDDSSRSHDLRDLYISNCPSLKSGELPTTLQTLWIWSCPELESIAKELHHNSLLKSIAISGCGNLKSLPTGIHCLSHLSNIEIRDCPSLDFLPDGELLPANLTRLRVDSCEKMQAVVNRIHTCTSLQDLRMAKCPRALECFPEEGFPTNLTSLQIDDSSIAQGLFKWGLHRITSLKVLKICDVTSHLVSFAQMKLPTSLIELTISKFPNLEYWSPEGFRNLTSLQVLEISNCEKLASLPKEGLPPSLRKLWIIDCKKLTSFPTNCLPLSLLRFYIDRCPDLVEWCKKERGREGSTIARIPHVVLA